In Sphingomonas sp. SORGH_AS_0950, the following are encoded in one genomic region:
- a CDS encoding NCS2 family permease: MTDRAATEEPASTALERRFLLRERGTSLRTEVLAGTTTFLTMAYIVLVNPAILGQAGMPVAAVAAATCFAAAFASILMGMVANVPLALAPGMGLNAYFSFTVVQQMGIPWPVALGCVLISGVCFLILTLTGVRQLIVSVIPSHLFAAVAGGIGLFIGFIGLRNAGIVVASPATLVTLGPLTQPGAALALLGLLLIAMLSIWNVRGAMLIGIVVTTAVAWMTGQVTVKPEPYSLTMLTETAFRIDLPGVFGAGGRHGLGLFEILFVFLFVDLFDNIGTLVAVTKRAGLIDAAGRIPGLNRILLTDAVATMVGAMAGTSTVTSYVESAAGVQAGGRTGLTAIVTGLLFLLMMFVAPYAQLVPLAATAPALIVVGGLMLLPLAEVKWDDPLAAIPAFLTVAMIPLTFSIANGLAFGITAHAILKAARGQATRADWFLFLLAALFVARFVWMGAA, from the coding sequence ATGACAGATAGGGCAGCGACGGAAGAACCGGCATCGACCGCGCTGGAACGCCGTTTCCTGTTGCGCGAGCGCGGCACTTCGCTGCGGACGGAGGTGCTGGCGGGAACCACCACGTTCCTGACCATGGCCTATATCGTGCTGGTGAACCCCGCGATCCTGGGACAGGCCGGGATGCCGGTCGCGGCGGTCGCCGCCGCCACCTGCTTCGCCGCCGCCTTCGCCTCGATCCTGATGGGGATGGTCGCCAATGTGCCGCTGGCACTGGCGCCGGGCATGGGCCTGAACGCCTATTTCAGTTTCACCGTCGTCCAGCAGATGGGCATCCCCTGGCCGGTCGCGTTGGGGTGCGTGCTGATCTCGGGCGTCTGCTTCCTGATCCTGACGCTGACCGGGGTGCGACAGCTGATCGTCTCGGTCATTCCGTCGCATCTGTTCGCGGCGGTGGCGGGCGGGATCGGGCTGTTCATCGGTTTCATCGGGCTGAGGAATGCCGGGATCGTCGTCGCCAGCCCCGCGACGCTGGTGACGCTGGGCCCGTTGACCCAGCCGGGCGCGGCGCTCGCGCTGCTGGGGCTGTTGCTGATCGCGATGCTGAGCATATGGAACGTGCGCGGCGCGATGCTGATCGGGATCGTCGTCACCACCGCCGTCGCCTGGATGACCGGCCAGGTCACGGTGAAGCCCGAACCCTATAGCCTGACCATGCTGACCGAGACCGCGTTCCGCATCGACCTGCCCGGCGTGTTCGGGGCGGGCGGGCGGCACGGGCTGGGCCTGTTCGAGATATTGTTCGTGTTCCTGTTCGTCGACCTGTTCGACAATATCGGCACGCTGGTCGCGGTGACCAAACGCGCCGGGCTGATCGACGCGGCGGGTCGTATTCCCGGCCTGAACCGCATCCTCCTGACCGATGCGGTGGCGACCATGGTCGGCGCGATGGCGGGCACCAGCACTGTCACCAGCTATGTCGAGAGCGCGGCGGGGGTGCAGGCGGGCGGGCGCACCGGGCTGACCGCCATCGTCACCGGCCTGTTGTTCCTGCTGATGATGTTCGTCGCGCCCTATGCGCAGCTGGTACCGCTGGCCGCCACCGCGCCCGCGCTGATCGTCGTCGGCGGGCTGATGCTGTTGCCGCTGGCCGAGGTGAAATGGGACGATCCGCTGGCGGCGATCCCGGCTTTCCTGACCGTCGCGATGATCCCGCTGACCTTCTCGATCGCCAATGGCCTGGCCTTCGGCATCACCGCGCATGCCATATTGAAGGCGGCACGCGGACAGGCGACGCGGGCCGACTGGTTCCTGTTCCTGCTCGCCGCCCTGTTCGTCGCGCGCTTCGTCTGGATGGGAGCGGCGTGA
- a CDS encoding allantoate amidohydrolase — MVTTTASGARAVARCLELSRAPYSDRADRLFRGWLTPAYRATIERVGAWMEAAGMSVRRDAAVNLIGRYEGTRPDAPALVIGSHLDSVRDAGAYDGPLGVMLGIECVAALHAEGRRLPFAIEVIGFGDEEGSRFPAAMLGSRAVAGTLTPGAADMADAAGISVDAALREFGSEAAALATARRAPGSMLAYLEAHIEQGPVLEAEGLALGVVTGIAAQLRLEVTVNGVAGHAGTVTMPLRRDALAAAARMVSAVEDIAVAAASDLVATVGRIEVAPGAANVIAGEVRFTVDIRAGATDRRDRAAAAIGEAMNTIAHDRGVSLTVATVHDLPPCPCDPGLMDLLDAAVVATGQGSRRLMSGAGHDAMAMGALGPVAMLFLRCAGGISHNPAEHVDPADADAAFAAMRGFIDRLGGDYRDA; from the coding sequence ATGGTGACGACGACCGCATCCGGCGCGCGCGCGGTGGCGCGCTGTCTCGAGCTGTCGCGGGCGCCCTATAGCGACCGGGCGGACCGGCTGTTTCGCGGCTGGCTGACGCCCGCCTATCGCGCGACGATCGAACGCGTCGGGGCATGGATGGAGGCGGCGGGCATGTCGGTGCGCCGTGACGCCGCCGTCAACCTGATCGGCCGCTATGAGGGCACGCGCCCGGACGCGCCCGCGCTGGTGATCGGCAGCCATCTCGACAGTGTGCGCGATGCGGGGGCCTATGACGGGCCGCTGGGCGTGATGCTGGGCATCGAATGCGTCGCCGCGCTTCATGCCGAGGGGCGCAGGCTGCCCTTCGCGATCGAGGTGATCGGCTTTGGCGACGAAGAGGGATCGCGCTTTCCCGCCGCGATGCTGGGCAGCCGCGCGGTGGCGGGCACGCTGACGCCCGGCGCGGCCGACATGGCCGATGCGGCGGGGATCAGCGTCGATGCCGCGCTGCGTGAGTTCGGCAGCGAAGCGGCTGCGCTGGCGACCGCACGTCGCGCGCCGGGCTCGATGCTCGCCTATCTGGAAGCGCATATCGAACAGGGGCCGGTGCTGGAGGCGGAGGGGCTGGCGCTGGGCGTCGTGACCGGCATCGCCGCTCAACTCCGTCTTGAGGTGACGGTGAACGGCGTGGCGGGCCATGCCGGGACCGTCACCATGCCCCTGCGCCGTGACGCGTTGGCCGCCGCCGCGCGGATGGTGTCGGCGGTCGAGGACATCGCGGTCGCCGCCGCCTCCGATCTGGTCGCGACGGTCGGCCGGATCGAGGTCGCGCCGGGCGCGGCGAACGTGATCGCGGGCGAGGTGCGCTTCACCGTCGACATTCGCGCAGGCGCGACCGACCGCCGCGACCGCGCCGCCGCGGCGATCGGTGAGGCTATGAACACCATCGCGCACGATCGGGGCGTGAGCCTCACCGTCGCGACCGTCCACGACCTGCCGCCATGTCCGTGCGATCCGGGGCTGATGGATCTGCTCGACGCGGCGGTCGTCGCCACCGGGCAGGGCTCGCGGCGGCTGATGTCGGGCGCGGGGCATGACGCGATGGCGATGGGCGCGCTGGGGCCGGTCGCGATGCTGTTCCTGCGCTGTGCCGGGGGGATCAGCCACAACCCGGCCGAACATGTCGACCCGGCCGATGCCGATGCCGCCTTTGCCGCGATGCGCGGCTTTATCGACCGATTGGGAGGAGATTATCGTGACGCCTGA
- a CDS encoding AtzE family amidohydrolase, producing the protein MSALPETACAIAAQVREGRLSARQVATDTLDRIARHDGLNAATRLLRERALADAARVDAAVATGRDPGPLAGVPFAVKDLFDVAGETTTAGARQRAQAPAAVRDAEVVARLCAAGAMLVATANMDEFAYGFSTENAHYGTTRNPHDPDRLAGGSSGGSAALVGAGLVPLALGSDTNGSIRVPASLCGIFGLRPSFGALSVEGVYPFVERLDTVGCFARSPEDMALAHAVMLGEALPPFAGGRPRVAALGGWFAGRADAAVLAGIDRIAAHLEAGPPVVLRYAAAARSAGFLLTGAEGGHRHLPALRRDAMAFDPATRDRLIAGALQPVAAVRDAEAVAACFMAEVADALSKHDLLLAPATPMPAPRIDATTIVIDGQTLSARADLGLHTQPLSLAGVPILSVPLAQAEGVLPIGVQLIAAPGREALLFDTAAALVAAGLVACPPVPLLAEAA; encoded by the coding sequence ATGAGCGCATTGCCCGAAACCGCCTGCGCCATCGCCGCCCAGGTTCGCGAGGGGCGGCTATCGGCCCGGCAGGTCGCGACCGACACGCTCGACCGCATCGCGCGGCACGATGGCCTGAACGCGGCCACGCGGTTGTTGCGGGAGCGGGCGCTGGCCGATGCGGCGCGGGTCGACGCGGCGGTCGCTACTGGGCGCGATCCCGGCCCGCTCGCGGGCGTGCCCTTCGCGGTCAAGGACCTGTTCGACGTCGCCGGGGAGACGACGACCGCCGGTGCCCGGCAACGCGCACAGGCCCCGGCGGCGGTCCGTGATGCCGAGGTCGTCGCGCGGCTCTGCGCGGCGGGGGCGATGCTGGTCGCGACGGCCAATATGGACGAGTTCGCCTATGGCTTCTCGACCGAGAACGCCCATTACGGCACCACTCGCAACCCGCACGATCCCGATCGGCTGGCGGGCGGTTCGTCGGGCGGGTCGGCGGCGCTGGTCGGTGCGGGGCTGGTCCCGCTGGCGCTGGGATCGGATACCAACGGATCGATCCGCGTGCCCGCCAGCCTGTGCGGGATATTCGGGTTGCGGCCGAGCTTCGGCGCTCTGTCGGTCGAGGGTGTCTATCCCTTTGTCGAGCGGCTCGACACGGTCGGGTGCTTCGCCCGGTCGCCCGAGGATATGGCGCTGGCCCATGCGGTGATGCTCGGCGAAGCGTTGCCGCCGTTCGCGGGCGGGCGTCCTCGCGTCGCGGCGCTGGGCGGATGGTTCGCCGGGCGGGCCGATGCCGCCGTCCTTGCCGGGATCGATCGGATCGCCGCGCATCTGGAGGCGGGGCCGCCGGTCGTGCTGCGCTATGCCGCCGCCGCGCGATCCGCCGGTTTCCTGCTGACCGGGGCCGAGGGTGGCCATCGCCATCTGCCCGCGCTGCGCCGCGACGCGATGGCGTTCGATCCGGCGACGCGCGACCGGCTGATCGCGGGGGCGCTTCAGCCGGTGGCCGCTGTCCGCGATGCCGAGGCGGTCGCGGCGTGCTTCATGGCCGAGGTCGCCGACGCGCTGTCCAAGCATGACCTGCTGCTGGCCCCCGCAACGCCGATGCCCGCGCCCCGGATCGATGCGACGACGATCGTCATCGACGGCCAGACCCTGTCCGCGCGCGCCGATTTGGGCCTGCACACCCAGCCGCTGAGCCTGGCGGGGGTGCCGATCCTGTCGGTGCCGCTGGCCCAGGCCGAAGGGGTACTGCCGATCGGCGTGCAGTTGATCGCCGCGCCGGGGCGTGAGGCGCTTTTGTTCGACACGGCGGCGGCGCTGGTCGCGGCGGGGTTGGTGGCCTGTCCGCCCGTTCCTCTTCTGGCGGAGGCGGCATGA
- a CDS encoding adenosine deaminase, with protein sequence MNARCNDGRRGRRGRAVATCAMLVLAAAMLGGAAAPTSPEARTAAYLDRIADSPPRLRMFLQTMPKGGDLHNHAGGAVYAEDMLQWAAAEGLCLSTDPVGVAPAPCDAPGRVAAADLVRNYPRYAAFVDAFSTRGFEAGTGDPRISGYDRFFATFGAFWPIAARHGGKVLALARQQAAADGVSYAELSTGSAATQPLLAKVGEGDVGDLAALYARIAPELPRAVQATRAEYDAYEAEMASIDGCATANPKPACATEIRYQYAAIRTRPPVQVFAELALGFALAQGDPRFVAVNIVAPEHDPVALRDYALHMRMLRFLKARYPAVPLSLHAGELTLGLVPPRELAFHIRDAVEVAGARRIGHGVDIAYETDARALLARMARDRVAVEINLTSNAVILGVKGRDHPLSLYRQAGVPVVLSTDDEGVSRSDMTNEYLRGVTEQKLRYPDLKQMARDSLHYSFLPGGSLWRDRAGGARVAACDRLDTPACRAFTATHAKARLEARLERDFDRFERQSFD encoded by the coding sequence ATGAACGCCCGTTGCAATGACGGTCGCAGGGGCAGGCGCGGGCGCGCGGTTGCGACCTGCGCGATGCTGGTGCTGGCGGCGGCGATGCTCGGCGGGGCGGCCGCGCCGACATCGCCGGAGGCGCGGACCGCCGCCTATCTGGACCGTATCGCGGACAGCCCGCCACGGCTGCGCATGTTCCTTCAGACCATGCCCAAGGGCGGCGACCTGCACAATCACGCGGGCGGTGCGGTCTATGCCGAGGATATGCTGCAATGGGCGGCGGCGGAGGGACTGTGCCTGTCGACCGATCCCGTCGGCGTGGCGCCCGCACCCTGCGACGCGCCCGGCCGGGTCGCGGCGGCCGATCTGGTCCGCAACTATCCGCGCTACGCCGCCTTTGTCGACGCCTTCTCCACGCGTGGCTTCGAAGCGGGGACCGGCGATCCGCGCATATCCGGCTATGACCGCTTCTTCGCGACCTTCGGTGCCTTCTGGCCGATCGCCGCACGGCATGGCGGCAAGGTGCTCGCCCTGGCGCGCCAGCAGGCCGCCGCCGATGGCGTGTCCTATGCCGAGTTGAGCACCGGTTCGGCCGCGACGCAGCCCTTGCTGGCGAAGGTCGGGGAAGGCGATGTGGGCGATCTGGCCGCGCTCTATGCCAGGATCGCGCCCGAACTGCCCCGCGCGGTGCAGGCGACGCGGGCGGAATATGACGCCTATGAGGCGGAGATGGCATCGATCGACGGTTGCGCCACGGCCAACCCGAAGCCCGCCTGCGCCACGGAAATCCGGTATCAATATGCCGCCATCCGCACCCGGCCACCGGTGCAGGTCTTCGCCGAACTCGCGCTGGGATTTGCGCTGGCGCAGGGCGATCCGCGTTTCGTGGCGGTCAATATCGTCGCGCCCGAACATGATCCGGTCGCGCTGCGCGACTATGCGCTGCACATGCGGATGCTGCGCTTCCTGAAGGCGCGCTATCCCGCCGTCCCGCTGTCGCTGCACGCGGGCGAACTGACCTTGGGGCTGGTCCCCCCGCGCGAGCTGGCCTTTCATATTCGGGACGCGGTGGAGGTCGCGGGGGCGCGCCGGATCGGCCATGGTGTCGACATTGCCTATGAAACCGATGCCCGCGCCCTGCTCGCCCGCATGGCGCGCGACCGGGTGGCGGTGGAGATCAACCTGACCAGCAACGCGGTGATCCTGGGCGTGAAGGGGCGCGACCATCCGCTGTCGCTCTATCGCCAGGCGGGCGTGCCGGTGGTCCTGTCGACCGACGACGAGGGCGTCTCGCGCAGCGACATGACCAACGAATATCTGCGCGGAGTGACCGAACAGAAGCTGCGCTACCCCGACCTCAAGCAGATGGCGCGCGATTCGCTGCACTATTCCTTCCTGCCGGGGGGCAGCCTGTGGCGCGACCGCGCGGGCGGGGCGCGTGTCGCGGCCTGCGATCGCCTCGATACACCCGCATGCCGCGCCTTTACCGCGACCCATGCCAAGGCGCGGCTGGAGGCACGGCTCGAACGCGATTTCGACAGGTTCGAGCGGCAGAGCTTCGACTGA
- a CDS encoding TonB-dependent receptor, which translates to MMNWTKWSLLLSCATLLADPCAAQVATPATPADAAQEEYLPDIVVTAEKREAGLQQVPQAITALTGDALVANNINTFQDLSALAPGLTVGNAEGERTTLSIRGVGQEANQNDVAAPSVSYHQDGVYIVSPFALGGNFLDVGRVEVLRGPQGTLFGQNSTGGAINLVTVAPALDRTEGYVDAAYGSFDYRNLRSAVNLPIGSTMAVRAAGSWLKQDGTTTNIRLGQKLDQRNDAAWRFQLLWKPADNFHIDLTAQQFRSDTNGPARFGLLDPTPRRDADGDRQLAQDSPSHLFLRSQLYSLVATWDLPGFTVKYLGSHQREDVRKYRDNDFSDVALVGPLAVERSFYERQDQAHRSYTSELNLVSRTPLFGSVDWVLGAFWFQQKIEAHSFERVDRNRNGVLDPFNALANNGLPPAGDIGFQSDFFPERRSFSFYGQATWHATDRLRMTGGLRYTDDRATNRNYNFFTLSTGRPTALITSQGTAVTGRAAVEFDLGRNRMAYASYTRGFKPGGNNLTYGIADVAEDLVFRTFRPERIDAYELGLKADFLDGRLRTNLAGFGYDYVDLQYMTSDPRNRSSGVANIPRSRILGAEAEVTFAPSRDLRFNTGLTLLDSKVSGHTRALDSVNATAAERNLVVNQRLSIFAPAVTLARAAVIGDLYGNQLAKTPAFSATAGVNWDHQFGNGLRGYASGLFIRRGAMQARVFNNPAIDRIPGYNQVNLTGGVRFGDGWDISLSAQNLFDTDGISTRFTDVFGVNATFDQLIPPRTVIGRVRYSF; encoded by the coding sequence ATGATGAACTGGACGAAATGGTCGCTGCTGCTGTCCTGCGCGACGTTGCTGGCCGATCCATGCGCGGCGCAGGTCGCCACGCCGGCGACACCGGCGGATGCGGCGCAGGAAGAATATCTGCCCGACATCGTCGTCACCGCCGAAAAGCGCGAGGCGGGGTTGCAGCAGGTGCCGCAGGCGATCACCGCGCTGACCGGCGATGCGCTGGTCGCGAACAACATCAACACCTTCCAGGATCTGAGCGCGCTGGCCCCCGGCCTGACCGTCGGCAATGCCGAGGGGGAGCGCACCACGCTGTCCATTCGCGGCGTCGGGCAGGAGGCGAACCAGAATGACGTCGCCGCGCCGTCCGTCTCCTATCACCAGGACGGCGTCTATATCGTGTCGCCCTTCGCGCTGGGCGGCAACTTCCTGGATGTGGGGCGGGTCGAGGTGTTGCGCGGGCCGCAGGGGACGCTGTTCGGCCAGAACTCGACCGGTGGCGCGATCAATCTGGTCACGGTCGCGCCCGCGCTCGACCGGACCGAGGGCTATGTCGATGCGGCCTATGGATCGTTCGACTATCGCAACCTGCGCTCGGCGGTGAACCTGCCCATCGGATCGACGATGGCGGTGCGCGCGGCGGGAAGCTGGCTGAAGCAGGACGGCACCACGACGAACATCCGGCTGGGGCAGAAGCTGGACCAGCGCAACGACGCGGCCTGGCGGTTCCAGCTGCTGTGGAAACCCGCCGACAATTTCCATATCGACCTGACCGCGCAGCAATTCCGCAGCGACACCAACGGGCCCGCGCGCTTCGGCCTGCTCGATCCGACCCCGCGCCGCGACGCGGACGGCGACCGGCAACTGGCGCAGGACTCGCCGTCGCACCTGTTCCTGCGCTCGCAACTGTACAGCCTTGTCGCCACCTGGGACCTGCCGGGCTTCACCGTCAAATATCTGGGCAGCCACCAGCGCGAGGATGTCCGCAAATATCGCGACAACGACTTTTCCGACGTGGCGCTGGTGGGGCCGCTGGCCGTCGAGCGCAGCTTCTACGAGCGGCAGGATCAGGCGCATCGCTCCTATACCTCCGAGCTCAACCTCGTGTCGCGCACGCCCCTGTTCGGCAGCGTCGACTGGGTGCTCGGCGCCTTCTGGTTCCAGCAGAAGATCGAGGCGCATTCGTTCGAGCGGGTCGATCGCAACCGCAACGGGGTGCTCGATCCGTTCAACGCGCTCGCCAATAACGGCCTGCCGCCCGCCGGGGACATCGGTTTCCAGAGCGATTTCTTCCCCGAGCGCCGCTCCTTCTCCTTTTACGGGCAGGCGACCTGGCATGCGACCGACCGGCTGCGGATGACGGGCGGGCTGCGCTATACGGATGACCGGGCGACCAACCGCAACTATAATTTCTTCACCCTGTCGACCGGCCGACCGACCGCGCTGATCACGTCGCAGGGGACGGCGGTGACGGGGCGCGCGGCGGTGGAGTTCGACCTGGGCCGCAATCGCATGGCCTATGCCTCCTATACGCGCGGGTTCAAGCCGGGCGGCAACAACCTGACCTATGGCATTGCCGACGTGGCCGAGGATCTGGTGTTCCGCACCTTCCGCCCGGAACGCATCGACGCCTATGAGCTGGGGTTGAAGGCGGACTTCCTCGACGGGCGGCTGCGCACCAATCTGGCCGGGTTCGGCTATGACTATGTCGACCTGCAATACATGACCAGCGACCCGCGCAATCGGTCGAGCGGCGTCGCCAATATCCCGCGCAGCCGCATCCTGGGTGCGGAGGCGGAAGTGACCTTCGCGCCCAGCCGCGACCTGCGGTTCAACACCGGCCTGACCCTGCTCGACAGCAAGGTCAGCGGTCACACCCGCGCGCTGGACAGCGTGAATGCGACCGCGGCGGAGCGCAATCTGGTCGTCAACCAGCGGCTCAGCATCTTCGCGCCTGCCGTGACGCTGGCCCGTGCGGCGGTCATCGGCGATCTGTACGGCAACCAACTCGCCAAGACGCCCGCGTTCAGCGCCACGGCGGGCGTGAACTGGGACCATCAGTTCGGCAACGGGCTGCGCGGCTATGCCTCGGGGTTGTTCATCCGGCGCGGGGCGATGCAGGCGCGCGTGTTCAACAACCCCGCGATCGACCGCATCCCCGGTTACAACCAAGTCAACCTGACCGGCGGCGTCCGGTTCGGCGACGGCTGGGACATCAGCCTGAGCGCGCAGAACCTGTTCGACACCGACGGCATCAGCACGCGCTTCACCGACGTGTTCGGCGTCAACGCCACTTTCGACCAGTTGATCCCGCCGCGCACCGTCATCGGCCGCGTGCGGTACAGCTTCTGA
- a CDS encoding gamma-glutamyltransferase family protein has product MRATPRSLRGMVSAPHHLAAQAGRDVLAEGGSAVEAAVATAACLAVVYPHMTGIGGDGFWLVAEPDGRTWAIDACGAAALAADRALYHDHATIPWRGPLAANTVAGTVAGWQAALARSGATLPLDRLLRDAIHHARSGVVVTAGGAQVAAAASPALRDLPGAYASVFEPEGRPLVEGDLLRQPALAVTLERLAGEGLDGFYRGALAQLIADDLTQLGSPLAAADLAAFDARNVTPLEVAITGARLFNLPPPTQGVASLLILALFDRLRAAEADGFDHVHRLVEATKQAFRWRDAHVGDPATMTQDAQALLRDAAALDRMAGAIDTTRAAPWPHPPALGDTTWFGAADARGQVVSCIQSTYFEFGSGIVLPRTGIVWQNRGCSFALDGDGPNRLRPGARPFHTLNPALARFDDGRVMAYGTMGGEGQPQTQAAIFTRHALFGQPLQAAVDAPRWLLGRTWGDQSTTLKIEAGFDPALYDRLAAAGHVVERVPAWSSMMGHAGTILRHPGGMIEGAADPRSDGMVATW; this is encoded by the coding sequence ATGCGCGCGACCCCCCGTTCCCTGCGCGGCATGGTCAGCGCCCCGCACCATCTGGCGGCCCAGGCCGGGCGCGACGTGCTGGCCGAGGGCGGCAGCGCGGTCGAGGCGGCGGTGGCGACCGCCGCCTGCCTCGCCGTTGTCTATCCGCACATGACCGGGATCGGCGGCGACGGCTTCTGGCTGGTCGCCGAGCCGGACGGCCGGACCTGGGCGATCGACGCCTGCGGCGCGGCGGCGCTGGCGGCGGACCGCGCGCTGTACCACGACCATGCGACCATTCCGTGGCGCGGACCCTTGGCGGCGAACACGGTGGCGGGGACCGTCGCGGGGTGGCAGGCGGCCTTGGCGCGGAGCGGCGCGACCTTGCCGCTCGACCGATTGCTGCGCGATGCCATCCATCACGCGCGGAGCGGCGTCGTTGTTACGGCGGGCGGAGCGCAGGTCGCCGCCGCCGCGTCGCCCGCGCTCCGCGATCTACCCGGCGCCTATGCGTCTGTCTTCGAGCCCGAAGGCCGTCCGCTGGTCGAGGGGGATCTGCTCCGCCAGCCCGCGCTGGCGGTGACGCTGGAGCGATTGGCGGGGGAGGGGCTGGACGGCTTTTATCGCGGCGCGCTGGCACAGCTAATCGCCGACGACCTCACCCAACTCGGTAGTCCGCTCGCGGCAGCCGACCTCGCCGCCTTCGACGCGCGCAATGTCACGCCGCTGGAGGTGGCGATCACCGGGGCGCGCCTGTTCAACCTGCCGCCGCCGACGCAAGGGGTGGCGTCGCTGCTGATCCTGGCGCTGTTCGACCGGCTGCGCGCGGCTGAGGCCGATGGGTTCGATCATGTCCACCGGCTGGTCGAGGCGACCAAGCAGGCGTTCCGCTGGCGCGACGCGCATGTCGGCGATCCGGCGACGATGACGCAGGATGCGCAGGCGCTGTTGCGCGATGCCGCCGCGCTGGACCGCATGGCGGGCGCGATCGACACCACCCGCGCCGCGCCATGGCCGCATCCCCCGGCGCTGGGCGATACCACCTGGTTTGGCGCGGCCGACGCGCGCGGGCAGGTCGTCAGCTGTATCCAGAGCACCTATTTCGAGTTCGGATCGGGCATTGTCCTGCCCCGGACCGGCATCGTGTGGCAGAATCGGGGCTGCTCCTTCGCACTCGACGGTGACGGCCCCAACCGGCTGCGACCCGGTGCGCGGCCCTTCCACACGCTGAACCCGGCGCTGGCGCGGTTCGACGATGGCCGGGTCATGGCTTATGGCACGATGGGCGGCGAGGGACAGCCGCAGACCCAGGCGGCGATCTTCACTCGCCATGCGCTGTTCGGCCAGCCTTTGCAGGCGGCGGTGGACGCCCCGCGCTGGCTGCTCGGGCGGACCTGGGGCGACCAGAGCACCACGCTGAAGATCGAGGCGGGGTTCGACCCGGCCTTGTACGACCGGCTGGCGGCGGCGGGCCATGTGGTCGAACGCGTGCCCGCCTGGTCGTCGATGATGGGGCATGCCGGGACGATCCTGCGCCATCCCGGCGGGATGATCGAGGGCGCGGCCGATCCGCGCAGCGACGGCATGGTGGCGACATGGTGA
- the xdhA gene encoding xanthine dehydrogenase small subunit, with protein MTIRFLLDDAVVEVADAEPTATLLDHLRYRLRRTGTKEGCAEGDCGACTVLVGEPDGEGIAWRAVNACILFLPMIDGKAVLTVESLSRGETLTPLQSCMARNGSSQCGFCTPGFVMSLYGRAVGAAGHALPVADVIAGNLCRCTGYGPILAAAEDAPRIDRDDARLAATLRDLRTASEPTEANWFAPRSADDLAALLLDHPDARLIAGATDVGLWVTKGLRDIDTPVFIGDVSELRTILEDAAGVTLGAAVRYAEAHDALGRLHPDLGELVRRIGGLQVRNAGTIGGNIANGSPIGDGPPALIALGASLTLRRGDQRRTLALEDYFLGYGRQDRAPGEFIEHIHIPRPAPDAIIHIAKLSRRFDSDISAVCGAFALTLRDGVIAEARVAFGGMAATPRRAPACEAALTGASFSQATIARAVAALREDFAPLTDVRGSAAYRHEAAGNLLWRLWHREQGEPVSVREAV; from the coding sequence ATGACGATCCGCTTCCTTCTCGACGATGCGGTGGTGGAGGTCGCCGACGCCGAGCCGACCGCCACGCTGCTCGACCATCTCCGCTATCGCCTGCGCCGCACCGGCACCAAGGAGGGTTGCGCCGAGGGGGATTGCGGTGCCTGCACGGTGCTGGTCGGCGAGCCGGACGGAGAGGGCATCGCGTGGCGCGCGGTCAATGCCTGCATCCTGTTCCTGCCGATGATCGACGGCAAGGCCGTGCTGACCGTCGAAAGCCTGTCGCGCGGCGAGACGCTGACCCCGCTCCAGTCGTGCATGGCGCGCAACGGCAGTTCGCAATGCGGCTTCTGCACGCCGGGCTTCGTCATGTCGCTTTACGGCCGCGCGGTGGGCGCGGCGGGGCACGCGCTGCCGGTCGCCGATGTGATCGCCGGGAATCTGTGCCGGTGCACCGGCTATGGCCCGATCCTCGCCGCCGCCGAGGACGCGCCCCGGATCGACCGCGACGATGCACGACTGGCCGCGACGCTGCGCGACCTTCGGACGGCCTCAGAGCCGACAGAAGCAAATTGGTTCGCACCGCGATCGGCCGACGACCTTGCCGCGCTGCTGCTCGACCATCCCGATGCGCGGCTGATCGCCGGGGCCACCGATGTCGGGTTGTGGGTGACGAAGGGACTCCGCGACATCGACACGCCGGTCTTCATCGGCGACGTGTCCGAGCTGCGCACCATCCTGGAGGACGCCGCCGGGGTCACGCTGGGCGCGGCGGTGCGTTATGCCGAAGCGCATGACGCGCTCGGGCGGCTGCATCCCGATCTGGGCGAGTTGGTGCGGCGGATCGGCGGGTTGCAGGTGCGCAATGCGGGCACGATCGGCGGCAACATCGCCAATGGCTCGCCCATCGGCGACGGACCGCCCGCGCTGATCGCGCTGGGCGCGTCGCTGACGCTGCGTCGCGGGGACCAGCGGCGGACCCTGGCGCTTGAGGATTATTTCCTCGGCTATGGCCGCCAGGACCGGGCGCCCGGCGAGTTTATCGAGCACATCCATATCCCCCGCCCCGCCCCCGATGCGATCATCCATATCGCCAAGCTGTCGCGCCGCTTCGACAGCGACATATCCGCGGTGTGCGGCGCCTTCGCGCTGACGCTGCGCGACGGCGTCATCGCCGAGGCGCGGGTCGCGTTCGGCGGAATGGCGGCGACGCCACGCCGTGCCCCGGCGTGCGAAGCGGCGCTGACCGGCGCATCCTTTTCGCAAGCGACGATCGCCCGCGCCGTCGCCGCGCTGCGCGAGGATTTCGCGCCGCTGACCGATGTGCGCGGCAGCGCGGCCTATCGTCACGAAGCGGCGGGCAATCTGCTGTGGCGGCTGTGGCACCGCGAACAGGGCGAGCCGGTTTCGGTCCGGGAGGCGGTCTGA